From Actinoplanes oblitus, a single genomic window includes:
- a CDS encoding STAS domain-containing protein yields the protein MRIVCHDGPEVTRLVLTGDLDMATTEDLDEHVADVLDGTRPRLLVVDVAGLSFCDSSGIHALLSAQESAQRRGVSFVVSNPVGILRRALRVTGLWEVLTTPSTVP from the coding sequence ATGAGAATCGTGTGTCACGACGGCCCCGAGGTCACCCGTCTCGTGCTGACCGGGGACCTGGACATGGCGACCACCGAGGACCTGGACGAGCACGTCGCCGACGTCCTGGACGGCACCCGCCCGCGCCTGCTGGTCGTGGACGTGGCAGGGCTCAGCTTCTGCGACTCCTCCGGGATCCACGCGCTGCTGAGCGCCCAGGAGAGCGCCCAGCGCCGAGGCGTGTCGTTCGTGGTCTCCAACCCGGTCGGGATCCTGCGCCGGGCCCTGCGGGTCACCGGCCTGTGGGAGGTGCTGACCACGCCGAGCACGGTCCCGTGA
- a CDS encoding lactate racemase domain-containing protein, whose product MTDLIGAAGHVLDAADIRAFVLGRLAAEDLDGRRVCVIVPDATRSCPLPLLLGAVHEALHGRAAAVTVLIALGTHAPMSDAQLAGHLGGPYPGFEIRNHEWWLPERLVSLGRIGASRVAELSEGRMAESIDVTLNRAVVEHDVCLVIGPVFPHEVVGFSGGNKYFFPGIAGQEIIDFSHWLGALISSAEIIGTRGITPVRALIDEAAAMIPARRLALCLVVESGTGALHAMSFGEPEAAWAACADVSAVTHVRYLEAPVARVVSIIPAKYEDMWTGAKGFYKVEPIVADGGEVIIYAPHITRIAAMHPEIERIGYHCRDYFVKQWDLFKDEHWGVLAHSTHLRGAGTWDPIEGERPRVTVTLATGIPEDVVRAANLGYLDPAAVDLDALAADPGTFVLPQAGEVLFRLR is encoded by the coding sequence ATGACTGACCTGATCGGTGCCGCCGGGCACGTTCTCGATGCCGCCGACATCCGCGCGTTCGTCCTGGGCCGGCTCGCCGCCGAGGACCTCGACGGACGCCGGGTGTGCGTGATCGTGCCGGACGCGACCCGCAGCTGCCCGCTTCCCCTGCTGCTCGGGGCGGTGCACGAGGCGCTGCACGGACGGGCCGCCGCGGTGACCGTGCTGATCGCGCTCGGCACGCACGCCCCGATGTCGGACGCCCAGCTGGCCGGGCACCTGGGCGGGCCGTACCCGGGGTTCGAGATCCGCAACCACGAGTGGTGGCTGCCGGAACGCCTCGTCTCGCTCGGGCGGATCGGCGCCTCGCGGGTGGCGGAGCTGTCCGAGGGGCGGATGGCGGAGTCGATCGACGTGACCCTCAACCGGGCGGTCGTCGAGCACGACGTCTGCCTGGTGATCGGGCCGGTCTTCCCGCACGAGGTGGTCGGCTTCTCCGGCGGCAACAAGTACTTCTTCCCCGGCATCGCCGGCCAGGAGATCATCGACTTCTCCCACTGGCTGGGCGCGCTGATCAGCAGCGCCGAGATCATCGGGACGCGGGGCATCACGCCGGTGCGCGCGCTGATCGACGAGGCGGCGGCGATGATCCCGGCCCGGCGGCTCGCCCTCTGCCTGGTGGTCGAGTCCGGGACCGGCGCGCTGCACGCGATGTCGTTCGGGGAGCCGGAGGCGGCATGGGCGGCGTGCGCGGACGTCTCCGCCGTGACGCACGTGCGGTACCTGGAGGCGCCGGTCGCCCGGGTGGTGTCGATCATCCCGGCCAAGTACGAGGACATGTGGACCGGGGCGAAGGGGTTCTACAAGGTCGAGCCGATCGTCGCCGACGGTGGTGAGGTGATCATCTACGCGCCGCACATCACCCGGATCGCGGCGATGCACCCGGAGATCGAACGGATCGGCTACCACTGCCGGGACTACTTCGTGAAGCAGTGGGACCTGTTCAAGGACGAACACTGGGGAGTGCTCGCCCACTCCACCCACCTGCGCGGGGCCGGGACCTGGGATCCGATCGAGGGCGAGCGGCCGCGGGTCACTGTCACCCTGGCCACCGGCATCCCGGAGGACGTGGTCCGGGCCGCGAACCTCGGCTACCTGGATCCGGCGGCGGTCGACCTGGACGCGCTGGCCGCCGATCCGGGCACCTTCGTGCTCCCGCAGGCCGGCGAGGTCCTGTTCCGCCTGCGCTGA
- a CDS encoding DUF3618 domain-containing protein, whose product MTETNPSPDPDQLRSEIEQTRAELGETVEALAAKTDVKGRAQRRVREEVETAKERVAQAASTAGDKLAEVKSTAGDKLAEAKTTAGDKLAVAKTTAGDKLAEAKSTAGDKLADVSNRPRVRRALPPVDLAVAGALAVAGTILVVRGRRA is encoded by the coding sequence ATGACTGAGACGAACCCTTCCCCCGACCCGGACCAGCTTCGTTCGGAGATCGAGCAGACCCGCGCGGAGCTCGGCGAGACGGTCGAGGCGCTGGCGGCCAAGACCGACGTGAAGGGCCGGGCGCAGCGCCGCGTCCGCGAGGAGGTGGAAACCGCCAAGGAGCGGGTGGCCCAGGCCGCGAGCACGGCCGGCGACAAGCTGGCCGAGGTCAAGAGCACGGCGGGCGACAAGCTCGCCGAGGCCAAGACCACAGCCGGCGACAAGCTCGCGGTGGCCAAGACCACGGCCGGTGACAAGCTCGCCGAGGCCAAGAGCACAGCGGGCGACAAGCTCGCCGACGTGAGCAACCGGCCGCGGGTGCGCCGCGCACTGCCCCCGGTCGACCTCGCGGTGGCGGGCGCGCTCGCCGTCGCCGGCACCATCCTGGTGGTCCGGGGCCGCCGGGCCTGA
- the larB gene encoding nickel pincer cofactor biosynthesis protein LarB — MNKPDPHVAEPNPPVTDPLPYADLDLERAARRGYPEAVFCAGKTPAQVAGIAATVRSRPDVITLFTRAAPEHAAAVLGELPDALHDAGAGLLAWPPVPPPATGGLVVIAAAGTSDLPVAREAELTARFLGRRTELIADVGVAGLHRILGHLDLLRRARVVVVAAGMDGALPSVVAGLIAAPVVALPTSVGYGAAFGGLAPLLSMLNACAPGVAVVNIDNGYGAGHLAAQIAAGAPA, encoded by the coding sequence GTGAACAAGCCGGACCCGCACGTGGCTGAGCCGAACCCGCCGGTGACCGATCCCCTCCCCTACGCCGACCTCGATCTGGAGCGGGCCGCCCGCCGCGGATATCCGGAGGCGGTGTTCTGCGCCGGCAAGACGCCCGCGCAGGTCGCCGGCATCGCCGCCACCGTACGCTCCCGGCCGGATGTGATCACCCTGTTCACCCGCGCCGCGCCCGAGCACGCCGCGGCGGTCCTCGGCGAGCTGCCGGACGCCCTGCACGACGCCGGCGCCGGCCTGCTCGCCTGGCCACCGGTCCCGCCGCCGGCCACCGGCGGGTTGGTGGTGATCGCCGCGGCCGGCACCTCGGACCTGCCGGTCGCCCGCGAGGCCGAACTGACCGCCCGCTTCCTGGGCCGCCGCACCGAGCTGATCGCCGACGTCGGCGTGGCCGGGCTGCACCGCATCCTCGGCCATCTGGACCTGCTGCGGCGCGCCCGGGTCGTGGTGGTCGCCGCCGGGATGGACGGCGCGCTGCCCAGCGTGGTCGCCGGTCTGATCGCGGCGCCGGTCGTCGCCCTGCCCACCTCGGTGGGCTACGGTGCCGCCTTCGGCGGGCTCGCTCCCCTGCTGTCCATGCTGAACGCCTGCGCCCCCGGGGTGGCCGTCGTCAACATCGACAACGGCTACGGCGCCGGCCACCTGGCCGCCCAGATCGCCGCCGGGGCACCGGCGTGA
- a CDS encoding ATP-binding protein translates to MSTLTAHFDLPLDSTAPGWARSAVTAVLGGWGLRDRAWLDDVAAVVSELVTNAVRHGGGAVVVDVEAYGGQVIVSVADGSSVVPRPRRPDGTGGLGLRIIDALTARWFVESYEGGKRVRAEMPLFPGRGVSATGTSRVEPA, encoded by the coding sequence ATGAGTACCTTGACGGCTCACTTCGACTTGCCACTGGACAGTACGGCGCCCGGCTGGGCGCGCAGCGCGGTGACAGCGGTGCTCGGCGGGTGGGGGCTGCGCGACCGCGCGTGGCTGGACGACGTGGCGGCGGTGGTCAGCGAGCTGGTCACCAACGCCGTCCGGCACGGCGGCGGTGCGGTGGTCGTCGACGTGGAGGCCTACGGGGGGCAAGTGATCGTCTCGGTGGCTGACGGGTCCTCCGTGGTACCGCGGCCACGCCGGCCGGACGGCACCGGAGGGCTGGGCCTGCGGATCATCGACGCGCTGACCGCGCGGTGGTTCGTGGAGTCGTACGAGGGTGGCAAGCGAGTGCGCGCCGAGATGCCGTTGTTTCCCGGCCGTGGGGTGTCCGCGACCGGTACGAGCAGAGTGGAGCCGGCATGA
- a CDS encoding FkbM family methyltransferase yields the protein MTILNAVASTLSRHTRYLDNELHTIGGLVRPGDVCLDVGSAAGLYSRTLSDLVGPTGLVHSVEPLSFGHPFWSRVLGARRRGNVRHHAVALGARPGRAAMRVPYTAGGPATSRSFLDWQSRGLGSNAEFDRHEDVLVEVSTVDELVARERLDRLDFVKIDVEGGELHVLHGATATLERFRPAMFIEIEARHTERYAYSPGDVVEWLAARGYTMYTWQRGWTPAERVCAHTNNYLFRSRAARDSR from the coding sequence GTGACCATCCTCAACGCAGTCGCGAGCACCCTGTCGCGGCACACCCGGTACCTGGACAACGAGCTGCACACGATCGGCGGGCTGGTGCGGCCCGGCGACGTGTGCCTGGACGTCGGATCGGCCGCCGGCCTCTACAGCCGGACGCTGTCCGACCTGGTCGGCCCGACCGGCCTGGTGCACAGCGTGGAACCGCTCAGCTTCGGGCACCCGTTCTGGTCACGGGTGCTGGGCGCGCGGCGGCGCGGCAACGTCCGGCACCACGCGGTAGCCCTCGGCGCGCGGCCGGGGCGGGCGGCGATGCGGGTGCCCTACACCGCGGGCGGGCCGGCGACCAGCCGGTCCTTCCTCGACTGGCAGAGCCGGGGCTTGGGTTCCAACGCGGAGTTCGACCGGCACGAGGACGTGCTCGTCGAGGTCAGCACCGTCGACGAGCTCGTCGCGCGGGAGCGGCTGGACCGGCTGGACTTCGTGAAGATCGATGTCGAGGGCGGCGAGCTGCACGTGCTGCACGGCGCGACGGCGACACTGGAACGGTTCCGGCCGGCGATGTTCATCGAGATCGAGGCCCGGCACACCGAACGGTACGCCTACTCCCCCGGCGACGTGGTCGAGTGGCTCGCGGCGCGCGGCTACACGATGTACACCTGGCAGCGGGGCTGGACGCCGGCCGAGCGGGTCTGCGCCCACACCAACAACTATCTGTTCCGGAGCCGGGCGGCGCGGGACTCCAGATAG
- a CDS encoding lactonase family protein yields MTEVGARPAARIRLTGPEDIRAAEEWRRWIVGPDQELRRFVRQLVEQGDTERLLALYRDTAPLHEFLAETAPTHGPGADGLGPPFRAGEPALISAIRTQAAAGLAVLHPDDEQYPDAAGRWAQRAFPTARTNDATVPALPRSVPEDLRALLGSRTGPAAHLVTAMILDLSGHLPPPGDTAAVAVLLKTGSQGLAATLSVALRPELPHRLVPDPARMALGTVDQDFQDAMEAAWTQTRAHRLDAGVTWAVESRYGPVPRLADRSLGLAFTLVLAELVRRRQRLRQLLRWQRLQPRTTAIGRVDGALVRGVDGYREKLRHADPHFATLVPAEDVGKLGDVPHQADIVPVATVRQALRRGRRRDRKALVRTLAVVATAVLLAAGLTGYGYLRATRDAENTRLTALADKVAAAARSSPGTDGQDLLLAMASDDIAARAGGHPSVFDRLSQDRGSLVKIYRPDTGAFRDATLSGSGRLAVLTGDAGTIRLIDTGTREVVWSKNLPPGMTFAPGQVFATAAAVTDDGIAAIGLSDRRILLVERTREGWREDPPLTVPGTDQDGLFGSRAVTALAFDGDASYLYAAGRHGVRRYSLDARHTLITCAAGEDVQSIEATGAGLLMTLADRVVTVAFPRRCASTTVLRAPAGVTLRGSGVVDKTRVAAGTIGAKLVTVGAHGIRSTIAEDGPYETVRVSDSYRGWRVASTGKRTGHAVMWALDDGTVSYNAGASGNLWAGGRLLVWIHDGLAELHSYGLDSFLTMRTLDDVRAIGARWAGPDLLVRTYTGVYLLRSVTSKPFLNGQLTLPGPEHSVPQQLAGDSTGLWGAAVFLDDDTHLRRLTVWNLHARQEVFVPTPAGDIPIVAQFVGDRLYVGYGNGALRVFGFGNGSWTMRAEARYTDPILDLAASADGRTVAGMSGRTDKGSPAVFTVEASSLRLVDRRVLSGPSGLAHLTVLHDGRIVAAYGAGTVVFLRPDLTEIRTDLAPQMNYVTAVAEVPQRREVVVGSSGGSRVFDTGTGANVSAHGWGRSGATIDLAADRTGEMFASVEFNSAQIAIWSMAPGVRRANACAAIGRDLTEAEWAQFVGPDLPYQHVC; encoded by the coding sequence GTGACCGAGGTCGGCGCCCGCCCGGCCGCCCGGATCCGGCTCACCGGACCGGAGGACATCCGCGCGGCGGAGGAATGGCGTCGCTGGATCGTCGGCCCCGACCAGGAGCTGCGCCGGTTCGTCAGGCAGCTGGTCGAGCAGGGCGACACCGAGCGGCTTCTCGCCCTCTACCGGGACACCGCACCGCTGCACGAGTTCCTGGCCGAGACCGCGCCCACGCACGGGCCGGGCGCGGACGGCCTCGGCCCGCCGTTCCGGGCCGGTGAACCGGCGCTGATCAGCGCGATCCGCACTCAGGCGGCGGCCGGGCTGGCGGTCCTGCACCCGGACGACGAGCAGTACCCGGACGCGGCCGGGCGCTGGGCGCAGCGGGCGTTCCCCACCGCCCGCACCAACGACGCGACGGTGCCGGCCCTGCCGCGCTCGGTGCCGGAGGACCTGCGCGCGCTGCTGGGCTCCCGGACCGGGCCGGCCGCGCACCTGGTCACCGCGATGATCCTCGACCTGTCCGGCCATCTGCCGCCGCCCGGCGACACGGCAGCGGTCGCGGTGCTGCTCAAGACCGGGAGCCAGGGCCTGGCCGCGACCCTCAGCGTGGCGCTGCGCCCGGAGCTGCCCCACCGGCTCGTCCCCGACCCGGCCCGGATGGCGCTCGGCACCGTGGACCAGGATTTTCAGGACGCGATGGAGGCCGCCTGGACACAGACTCGTGCGCACCGGCTCGACGCGGGCGTCACCTGGGCGGTGGAGAGCCGCTACGGACCGGTCCCGCGGCTGGCGGACAGGTCGCTCGGCCTGGCGTTCACGCTGGTCCTGGCGGAGCTGGTGCGCCGCCGGCAACGGCTGCGGCAGCTGCTGCGGTGGCAGCGCCTGCAACCGCGGACGACCGCCATCGGCCGGGTCGACGGCGCGCTGGTCCGCGGCGTCGACGGCTATCGGGAGAAGCTGCGGCACGCCGATCCGCACTTCGCGACGCTCGTCCCGGCCGAGGACGTCGGCAAACTCGGCGACGTGCCGCACCAGGCCGACATCGTGCCGGTGGCGACGGTCCGGCAGGCGCTGCGCCGGGGGCGCCGCCGCGACCGGAAGGCTTTGGTCCGCACGCTCGCCGTGGTGGCCACAGCGGTGCTGCTGGCCGCCGGCCTCACCGGGTACGGCTACCTGCGCGCCACGCGTGACGCCGAGAACACCCGGCTCACCGCGCTGGCCGACAAGGTCGCCGCCGCGGCCCGCAGCAGCCCCGGCACCGACGGCCAGGATCTGCTTCTGGCCATGGCCAGCGACGACATCGCGGCACGGGCGGGCGGGCACCCCTCCGTCTTCGACCGGCTGAGCCAGGACCGCGGGAGTCTCGTCAAGATCTACCGTCCGGACACCGGCGCCTTCCGGGACGCGACCCTGTCCGGGTCCGGGAGGCTCGCCGTGCTCACCGGGGATGCCGGCACGATCCGGCTGATCGACACAGGCACCCGGGAGGTCGTCTGGTCGAAGAACCTGCCGCCGGGCATGACGTTCGCGCCCGGCCAGGTGTTCGCCACCGCGGCCGCCGTCACCGACGACGGCATCGCCGCGATCGGGCTCTCCGATCGCCGGATCCTGCTGGTGGAACGGACCCGGGAGGGCTGGCGCGAAGACCCGCCGCTGACCGTGCCCGGCACCGACCAGGACGGCCTGTTCGGCTCACGCGCGGTCACCGCGCTGGCCTTCGACGGCGATGCGAGCTACCTGTACGCGGCGGGGCGGCACGGCGTACGGCGATACTCCCTCGACGCCCGGCACACCCTCATCACGTGCGCGGCCGGCGAGGACGTCCAGTCGATCGAGGCGACCGGCGCCGGCCTGCTGATGACGCTCGCCGACCGGGTCGTCACCGTCGCCTTCCCCCGCCGCTGTGCGAGCACGACGGTGCTGCGGGCGCCGGCCGGCGTCACCCTGCGCGGCTCCGGCGTCGTCGACAAGACGCGAGTAGCGGCCGGCACCATCGGCGCCAAGCTCGTCACCGTCGGCGCGCACGGCATCCGCTCGACGATCGCCGAGGACGGGCCGTACGAGACCGTCCGGGTGAGCGACTCGTACCGGGGCTGGCGGGTGGCCTCGACCGGCAAACGGACCGGGCACGCCGTCATGTGGGCGCTCGACGACGGCACCGTGAGCTACAACGCCGGCGCGAGCGGCAACCTGTGGGCCGGTGGGCGGCTGCTGGTCTGGATCCACGACGGACTGGCCGAGCTGCACTCGTACGGCCTCGACTCGTTCCTGACCATGCGCACCCTTGACGACGTCCGGGCGATCGGCGCCCGCTGGGCCGGCCCGGATCTGCTGGTCCGCACGTACACCGGCGTCTACCTGCTGCGCTCGGTGACCAGCAAGCCGTTCCTGAACGGGCAGCTCACCCTGCCCGGCCCCGAGCACAGCGTCCCTCAACAGCTCGCCGGCGACAGCACCGGACTCTGGGGCGCCGCGGTGTTCCTGGACGACGACACGCACCTCAGGCGCCTGACGGTGTGGAACCTGCACGCGCGGCAGGAGGTGTTCGTGCCCACGCCGGCCGGCGACATCCCGATCGTCGCGCAGTTCGTCGGCGACCGGCTGTACGTCGGCTACGGCAACGGAGCACTGCGCGTCTTCGGCTTCGGCAACGGCTCCTGGACCATGCGGGCCGAGGCCCGGTACACCGACCCGATCCTCGACCTGGCCGCGTCCGCGGACGGCCGGACCGTGGCCGGGATGTCCGGCCGCACTGACAAGGGCTCCCCCGCCGTGTTCACCGTGGAGGCGTCGTCGCTGCGTCTCGTCGACCGGCGCGTGCTCAGCGGCCCGTCCGGGCTGGCGCATCTGACCGTGCTGCACGACGGACGGATCGTGGCCGCCTACGGTGCCGGGACCGTCGTCTTCCTGCGACCCGACCTCACCGAGATCCGCACCGATCTCGCGCCACAGATGAACTATGTGACAGCGGTCGCCGAGGTTCCCCAGCGCCGGGAGGTGGTCGTCGGCAGCTCCGGTGGCTCCCGCGTCTTCGACACGGGGACCGGGGCGAACGTTTCCGCGCATGGGTGGGGGCGCTCCGGGGCGACGATCGACCTGGCCGCCGACCGCACCGGTGAGATGTTCGCCAGCGTCGAGTTCAACTCGGCGCAGATCGCCATCTGGTCGATGGCGCCCGGAGTCCGGCGGGCCAACGCCTGCGCGGCCATCGGCCGGGACCTGACCGAGGCGGAGTGGGCCCAGTTCGTCGGCCCCGACCTGCCCTACCAGCATGTCTGCTGA
- a CDS encoding nucleotidyltransferase family protein, with the protein MDTPPSDADGPLLAGDLIDDVPIKGFTFQPSGGIVSRDDDHVLFASDADGDRPPWRPVSAVTGALPGEGCRVRAEWVKPAADVTPGFPDAVDRMMRDPDRGWAGITEALLPTRRQPDRTDVWLVGGAVRDLLLGTADDLVNDIDLAGTTPVGYFAEQADQACLGAGKGDLRTKVVAGVVSIRRGRLGDPPMIDYRPLHQDGFRFPASGSDLRADVTRRDLTVNCLFYDRRTRTIVDPTGAGLADLLGGDQPVLAAVDGPKDPADRADVLLRAVRMLIRWPLLPATQCRVGRQVAVDPATLREIRRRSDRHLTGAGSGQIWDAVIRLAGDDLGLRDLLLEALDA; encoded by the coding sequence GTGGACACACCGCCGTCCGATGCCGACGGGCCGCTGCTCGCCGGTGACCTGATCGACGACGTCCCGATCAAGGGTTTCACCTTTCAGCCCAGCGGCGGGATCGTCTCCCGCGACGACGACCACGTGCTCTTCGCGTCCGACGCGGACGGTGACCGGCCACCCTGGCGGCCGGTGTCCGCAGTGACCGGGGCGCTGCCGGGCGAGGGCTGCCGGGTCCGCGCCGAGTGGGTCAAGCCGGCAGCCGACGTCACGCCGGGCTTCCCGGACGCTGTCGATCGGATGATGCGCGACCCGGACCGGGGTTGGGCAGGCATCACCGAAGCGCTGCTTCCCACCCGGCGGCAGCCCGACCGCACCGACGTGTGGCTGGTCGGTGGCGCCGTCCGGGACCTGCTGCTCGGCACGGCCGACGATCTGGTGAACGACATCGACCTGGCCGGGACGACGCCGGTCGGCTATTTCGCCGAGCAAGCGGATCAGGCGTGCCTGGGCGCCGGCAAGGGTGATCTGCGGACGAAGGTCGTCGCCGGAGTCGTCTCGATCCGCAGAGGCCGGCTCGGCGATCCACCGATGATCGACTACCGGCCGTTGCACCAGGACGGGTTCCGGTTTCCGGCCTCCGGCAGCGATCTGCGCGCGGACGTCACTCGGCGCGACCTGACCGTGAACTGTCTGTTCTATGACCGTCGCACCCGGACGATAGTGGATCCGACCGGAGCCGGGCTCGCCGACCTGCTCGGCGGTGACCAGCCCGTGCTGGCCGCCGTGGACGGCCCGAAGGATCCCGCGGACCGGGCGGACGTGCTGCTCCGCGCGGTCCGGATGCTGATCCGCTGGCCTCTCCTGCCCGCCACCCAGTGCCGGGTGGGACGGCAGGTGGCGGTGGACCCGGCGACCCTGCGCGAGATCAGGCGCCGATCCGACCGGCACCTCACCGGCGCCGGCTCCGGCCAGATCTGGGACGCCGTCATCCGGCTCGCCGGCGACGACCTCGGACTGCGGGACCTGTTGCTGGAGGCACTCGATGCCTAG
- the larC gene encoding nickel pincer cofactor biosynthesis protein LarC has translation MNGSDTARHAWIDASAGVAGDMLLGALLDAGAALASVRAAVDAVVPGAVLITTTEVTRAGLRARKAHVQVQVTDPPHRTWASIRTMLGAAGLPPPVRDRATAVFARLAEAEARVHGVPAERVHFHEAGALDAIADVVGVCAALHDLGVTSISASPVAVGSGHVRGAHGLLPVPVPAVTELALGWRVLAGGPGELATPTGMALLRTLATSCEDLPATTLTAAGVGAGGRDRPDRANVVRVLIGTDETAAPHDALLLEANVDDLDPRLWPGVLAGLLDNGADDAWLVPILMKKGRPAHTLGVLCAPDRAPALRTFIFEHTSTLGVRESPRRKTPLDRCFVPVAVAGGQVSVKVGSHAGTIVQVMPEFEDVAALARRLGRPERLLLLEAQAAAAAAGLLPGAPA, from the coding sequence GTGAACGGCTCGGACACCGCCCGGCACGCCTGGATCGACGCGTCGGCGGGCGTCGCCGGTGACATGCTGCTCGGCGCGCTACTGGACGCCGGCGCCGCCCTGGCCTCGGTGCGGGCCGCCGTCGACGCGGTGGTCCCCGGCGCGGTGCTGATCACCACCACCGAGGTCACCCGGGCCGGCCTGCGCGCCCGCAAGGCGCACGTCCAGGTCCAGGTCACCGACCCGCCGCACCGTACCTGGGCGTCGATCCGCACGATGCTCGGCGCCGCCGGGCTGCCGCCACCGGTCCGCGATCGGGCGACAGCCGTGTTCGCCCGGCTCGCCGAGGCCGAGGCCCGGGTGCACGGCGTGCCCGCCGAGCGGGTGCACTTCCACGAGGCCGGCGCCCTCGACGCGATCGCCGACGTGGTGGGCGTCTGCGCCGCGCTGCACGACCTGGGCGTCACCTCGATCTCGGCGAGCCCGGTGGCGGTGGGTTCGGGTCACGTCCGCGGCGCGCACGGCCTGCTCCCGGTCCCGGTCCCGGCCGTCACCGAACTCGCCCTCGGCTGGCGGGTGCTCGCCGGCGGCCCGGGCGAGCTGGCCACCCCGACCGGGATGGCCCTGCTGCGGACCCTGGCCACCAGCTGCGAGGACCTGCCGGCGACCACACTCACCGCGGCCGGCGTCGGCGCCGGTGGGCGCGACCGCCCGGACCGCGCGAACGTCGTACGCGTGCTGATCGGCACCGACGAGACCGCCGCCCCGCACGACGCCCTGCTGCTGGAGGCCAACGTCGACGACCTGGACCCGCGCCTGTGGCCGGGCGTGCTGGCCGGGCTGCTGGACAACGGCGCCGACGACGCCTGGCTGGTCCCGATCCTGATGAAGAAGGGCCGCCCGGCGCACACCCTCGGCGTGCTCTGCGCCCCGGACCGCGCGCCGGCGCTGCGCACGTTCATCTTCGAGCACACCAGCACGCTGGGCGTTCGCGAGTCACCCCGGCGCAAGACACCCCTCGACCGCTGCTTCGTCCCGGTGGCCGTCGCCGGCGGCCAGGTCAGTGTCAAGGTCGGCTCGCACGCCGGCACGATAGTGCAGGTGATGCCGGAGTTCGAGGACGTCGCCGCGCTGGCCCGCCGGCTCGGCCGGCCGGAGCGTCTGCTGCTGCTGGAGGCGCAGGCCGCGGCGGCGGCCGCCGGCCTGCTGCCCGGCGCGCCGGCGTGA
- a CDS encoding phage holin family protein, translating to MHPVTANQTPQPRPADSASTADLVSQAAAQISTLVRDELTLAKLELTEKGKRAGVGGGLFGGAAVLGLYGLGLLLALAVVLLNLAWPLWLALLVVMVVVFAAAGVAALLGKKKLAAATPPVPSDAIAGVEADVQTIKTAAQRGRHV from the coding sequence GTGCACCCCGTGACGGCGAATCAAACCCCCCAACCCCGCCCGGCGGATTCCGCGTCGACAGCGGACCTGGTCAGTCAGGCGGCCGCCCAGATCTCCACGCTGGTGCGCGACGAACTGACCCTGGCCAAACTGGAGCTGACCGAGAAGGGCAAGCGCGCCGGTGTCGGCGGCGGGCTGTTCGGCGGCGCCGCGGTCCTCGGCCTGTACGGGCTGGGCCTGCTGCTCGCCCTGGCCGTGGTCCTGCTCAACCTGGCCTGGCCGCTGTGGCTGGCCCTGCTGGTCGTCATGGTCGTCGTGTTCGCCGCGGCCGGCGTCGCCGCGTTGCTCGGCAAGAAGAAGCTCGCGGCAGCGACCCCGCCGGTGCCCTCCGACGCGATCGCCGGCGTGGAGGCCGACGTGCAGACCATCAAGACCGCAGCGCAACGAGGACGGCACGTATGA
- the larE gene encoding ATP-dependent sacrificial sulfur transferase LarE, which translates to MSGKTVDEVVTELGGLLTGIDRLAVAFSGGVDSSLLLALAARALGADRVLAVLGVSASLPADERAAAHQVARHIGVPVVEVVTAEGERPDYRRNGPDRCYHCKDELFTRIGDEVLAVHRVTAVAYGENADDARRLDRPGARAATEHRVLRPLVDLGLDKAEVRRLARACGLPSADKPAAPCLASRIPHFIEVTPHRLAQVERAEAALRGLGFAELRVRHHGEVARIELPPEDLPRAVSSPTREAVHAAMLAAGFRFAAFDAAGIQSGAFTGPLVEATRD; encoded by the coding sequence ATGAGCGGCAAGACAGTCGACGAGGTGGTGACCGAGCTCGGCGGGCTGCTGACCGGAATCGATCGCCTCGCCGTGGCGTTCTCCGGCGGCGTCGACTCCTCGCTGCTGCTCGCCCTCGCGGCGCGGGCGCTGGGCGCGGACCGGGTGCTCGCCGTGCTCGGCGTCTCGGCGAGCCTGCCGGCGGACGAGCGTGCGGCCGCGCACCAGGTGGCCCGGCACATCGGGGTGCCGGTGGTCGAGGTGGTCACCGCGGAGGGCGAGCGGCCGGACTACCGGCGCAACGGCCCGGATCGGTGTTACCACTGCAAGGACGAGCTGTTCACCCGGATCGGCGACGAGGTGCTGGCGGTTCATCGGGTGACCGCCGTGGCGTACGGGGAGAACGCCGACGACGCCCGCCGCCTCGACCGGCCGGGGGCCCGGGCGGCGACCGAGCACCGGGTGCTGCGGCCGCTGGTGGATCTCGGGCTGGACAAGGCCGAGGTGCGCCGGCTCGCCCGGGCGTGCGGCCTGCCCAGTGCCGACAAGCCGGCCGCGCCCTGCCTGGCCTCCCGGATCCCGCACTTCATCGAGGTCACGCCGCATCGGCTGGCCCAGGTCGAGCGGGCCGAGGCGGCGCTGCGCGGGCTGGGTTTCGCCGAGCTGCGGGTGCGGCACCACGGCGAGGTCGCCCGGATCGAGCTGCCGCCGGAGGACCTGCCGCGGGCGGTCAGCTCACCCACCCGGGAGGCGGTGCACGCCGCGATGCTGGCGGCCGGTTTCCGGTTCGCCGCGTTCGACGCGGCGGGCATCCAGTCCGGCGCGTTCACCGGACCGCTGGTCGAGGCCACACGTGACTGA